A genomic region of Nisaea sediminum contains the following coding sequences:
- a CDS encoding response regulator has protein sequence MNSQTNPLAAIRPNFAEFQVIVAEDEPMAAKLAQGALKVMGFKRIFHAPDGLKALKLLRELDGDVQLIVSDWNMPEINGLEFLKAVRKIFPKMKFIMLTGNANKEFVIAARKAGVDAYIAKPFTPDQMKAKVEAIFRL, from the coding sequence ATGAACAGCCAGACCAATCCCCTTGCCGCCATCCGCCCCAACTTCGCGGAGTTCCAGGTGATCGTCGCCGAGGACGAGCCGATGGCTGCCAAGCTCGCCCAGGGCGCGCTGAAGGTCATGGGCTTCAAGCGGATCTTCCACGCCCCCGACGGGCTGAAGGCGCTGAAGCTCCTGCGGGAGCTGGACGGCGACGTGCAGCTCATCGTCTCCGACTGGAACATGCCCGAGATCAACGGGCTGGAGTTCCTGAAGGCGGTCCGCAAGATCTTCCCGAAGATGAAGTTCATCATGCTGACCGGCAACGCCAACAAGGAATTCGTCATCGCCGCACGCAAGGCCGGCGTCGACGCCTATATCGCCAAGCCCTTCACCCCGGACCAGATGAAGGCCAAGGTCGAGGCGATCTTCAGGCTCTGA
- a CDS encoding YncE family protein, which translates to MGISRRDVLAGAAAGAVIGAAGAPGRVFAAGTEAVAREDRVLVCNEDSNTLTVIDPARNAVAGTVNLTSFDEDPRPPFRFATGGTIPTHAAMVTKPLYHGAINIHGGAPSPDQTMAAVTGRGTSNIYLIDVKAMAAIGNGPNPQAGETTLATRLTSGVLVGREPHEPTWSRNGKEIWVALRGESRIAIVDTELARRESAGENVRAVRGYVPTILGPAQVWFSKDGSIAFVISQKVPMIEVFDTGIGADGFSNPKSRALLDIREQDPFGFTPFQKVSPDGQEMWFSHKIGDGLSARGFENGHALLDHVPLGEKARPNHVEFVENAKGKVIYASLGRIDDDGPGGVASSRIAIIDRSAPAGRRSVAGHFFSHGRESHGLWTNPDHTLLYVAHEQDELPGTPHAGQTVCSAFDVSDPFAPRFVAQIPLGHLDLPSGKLRNKKSINLVYFRPGSPMHSG; encoded by the coding sequence ATGGGAATTTCACGAAGGGATGTCCTCGCCGGAGCCGCGGCAGGTGCCGTGATCGGTGCGGCCGGCGCACCCGGGCGCGTATTCGCGGCCGGGACCGAAGCGGTGGCGCGAGAGGACCGGGTCCTCGTCTGCAACGAGGATTCCAACACGTTGACCGTGATCGACCCGGCCCGCAACGCGGTCGCCGGGACGGTCAACCTCACCAGCTTCGACGAGGATCCGCGTCCGCCCTTCCGCTTCGCGACCGGGGGGACGATCCCGACCCATGCCGCGATGGTCACCAAGCCGCTCTATCACGGCGCGATCAATATCCATGGCGGCGCCCCTTCGCCGGACCAGACCATGGCCGCGGTCACCGGACGCGGGACCAGCAACATCTACCTTATCGACGTGAAGGCAATGGCGGCGATCGGCAACGGGCCCAATCCGCAGGCCGGAGAGACCACGCTGGCGACCCGGCTGACCAGCGGAGTGCTGGTCGGGCGCGAGCCGCACGAGCCGACCTGGAGCCGCAACGGCAAGGAGATCTGGGTGGCGCTGCGCGGCGAGAGCCGGATCGCGATTGTCGATACCGAACTCGCCAGACGGGAATCCGCCGGCGAGAACGTCCGCGCCGTGCGCGGCTACGTGCCGACCATCCTCGGTCCGGCCCAGGTCTGGTTCTCGAAGGACGGGAGCATCGCCTTCGTGATCTCCCAGAAGGTCCCGATGATCGAGGTCTTCGATACCGGGATCGGCGCCGACGGCTTCAGCAATCCGAAGAGCCGTGCATTGCTCGATATCCGGGAGCAGGATCCGTTCGGTTTCACGCCGTTCCAGAAAGTGTCGCCGGACGGGCAGGAGATGTGGTTCTCGCACAAGATCGGCGACGGGCTCTCGGCGCGCGGTTTCGAGAACGGTCACGCGCTGCTCGACCATGTGCCGCTTGGCGAGAAAGCGCGGCCGAACCACGTGGAGTTCGTTGAAAACGCCAAAGGCAAGGTGATCTACGCCAGCCTCGGGCGGATCGACGATGACGGTCCGGGCGGTGTCGCCTCCAGCCGCATCGCCATCATCGACCGGAGCGCGCCGGCGGGACGCCGGTCCGTGGCCGGCCATTTCTTCAGCCATGGCCGGGAGTCGCACGGGCTCTGGACCAATCCGGACCATACGCTGCTCTATGTCGCGCACGAGCAGGACGAGCTGCCGGGCACACCACACGCGGGGCAGACCGTCTGCTCCGCCTTCGATGTGAGCGATCCCTTCGCGCCCCGCTTCGTCGCCCAGATCCCACTCGGTCATCTCGACCTGCCGTCGGGCAAGCTGCGCAACAAGAAGAGCATCAACCTGGTCTATTTCCGGCCGGGTTCGCCGATGCATTCGGGGTAA
- a CDS encoding DUF4394 domain-containing protein, with protein sequence MTFSRTFAAAALAAGIAWTAPAAALDLIGLTARNQLVLTTDSAPGKSRVVGITGVDTKVLGIDIRPADLALYAVTASGTIYTIDPATGAATMKAKISERLEAVDNLVVDFNPQADRLRVMASNGQNLRVNVDTGATLVDGRLAYAAGDRNAGKTAGVLAGAYINAYKGTKYTQLFDIDSLNATYAVQDPPNDGVLKSVGPTGRAPGTAVEAIDIHTDPKDEYHGFAVSGRDLYRLDVARGTLTRVGRIASGGGAVIDIATPVVNR encoded by the coding sequence ATGACTTTTTCCAGAACATTCGCCGCCGCGGCGCTCGCCGCCGGCATCGCATGGACCGCGCCCGCCGCCGCGCTCGACCTGATCGGCCTGACCGCGCGCAACCAGCTCGTGCTGACGACCGACAGCGCGCCGGGCAAGAGCCGCGTCGTCGGCATCACCGGCGTCGACACCAAGGTGCTCGGCATCGACATCCGCCCGGCCGACCTCGCGCTCTACGCCGTGACCGCCTCCGGCACGATCTACACCATCGATCCCGCGACCGGCGCCGCCACGATGAAAGCAAAGATCTCCGAGCGTCTGGAAGCGGTCGACAATCTGGTCGTCGATTTCAACCCGCAGGCCGACAGGCTCAGGGTCATGGCCTCGAACGGACAGAACCTCCGGGTCAATGTCGATACCGGCGCCACATTGGTCGACGGCCGGCTTGCCTATGCCGCGGGCGACCGCAACGCGGGCAAGACGGCCGGCGTCCTCGCGGGCGCCTATATCAATGCCTACAAGGGCACGAAATACACCCAGCTCTTCGACATCGACAGCCTGAACGCCACCTACGCCGTGCAGGACCCGCCGAACGACGGCGTGCTGAAATCCGTCGGCCCGACCGGGCGCGCCCCCGGCACGGCGGTCGAGGCGATCGACATCCACACAGACCCGAAGGACGAGTACCACGGCTTCGCCGTGAGCGGACGCGATCTCTACCGACTCGATGTCGCCCGCGGGACGTTGACGCGGGTCGGCCGCATCGCTTCCGGCGGCGGCGCGGTGATCGATATTGCCACTCCCGTGGTCAACAGGTGA
- a CDS encoding DUF305 domain-containing protein, whose product MTVFRNGERLRPLPRAPRRLWRVAAVLAVFLAAFLLVSGMLVPRPGHATEPAMYGAADGQVPAARPPHAHGGHGHDGTAAHAMPMPGPDAPPFEREMARDMERMMREMHAPGYSGNRDIDFLAMMIPHHQGAIDMARLALIYGSDPLTRTLAQEIIASQQAEIEAMRGRLEALRKGGAAGGGEYPALSGTRGGGVSRQ is encoded by the coding sequence ATGACAGTCTTCCGGAACGGGGAGCGGCTGAGGCCGCTTCCCCGGGCGCCCCGCCGTCTCTGGCGCGTCGCCGCCGTCCTTGCGGTTTTTCTTGCCGCCTTCCTGCTGGTCTCGGGAATGCTGGTCCCGCGACCGGGTCATGCCACGGAGCCCGCTATGTATGGGGCCGCCGACGGGCAAGTACCGGCCGCCCGGCCGCCGCATGCTCACGGCGGGCACGGCCATGACGGTACCGCGGCGCATGCCATGCCGATGCCCGGGCCCGATGCGCCGCCCTTCGAGCGGGAGATGGCCCGCGACATGGAGCGGATGATGCGGGAGATGCACGCCCCCGGCTACAGTGGCAACCGGGATATCGATTTCCTCGCCATGATGATCCCGCACCATCAGGGCGCCATCGACATGGCCCGGCTCGCACTGATCTACGGCAGCGATCCCCTGACCCGCACGCTGGCGCAGGAAATCATCGCCTCGCAGCAGGCCGAGATCGAGGCCATGCGGGGCCGGCTCGAGGCCCTGCGAAAAGGCGGGGCGGCGGGTGGCGGGGAATACCCGGCGCTCAGCGGAACGCGCGGGGGAGGGGTGTCGCGCCAGTGA
- a CDS encoding DUF3237 domain-containing protein: MSHIQTEHLFDIALSVEASLQLLGHTPYGERKIARVTGGTFEGPGLKGTVRGGGGDWILVRADGVTQLDVRLVLETDDGALIYMTYKGLRHGPEEVMARLNSGQPVDRNDYYFRITPGFETSADKYLWLNKAVCVGTGDRTPGGPVYNVYRVL, from the coding sequence GTGAGCCATATCCAGACAGAACATCTCTTCGACATCGCGCTTTCGGTGGAAGCCTCGCTGCAGCTCCTCGGCCACACGCCCTATGGCGAGCGCAAGATCGCGCGGGTGACCGGCGGGACGTTCGAGGGTCCGGGGCTCAAGGGCACGGTGCGCGGCGGCGGCGGCGACTGGATCCTGGTCCGCGCCGACGGCGTGACCCAGCTCGACGTCCGCCTGGTGCTGGAAACTGACGACGGCGCGCTGATCTACATGACCTACAAGGGCCTCCGCCACGGCCCGGAAGAGGTGATGGCGCGGCTCAATTCGGGCCAGCCGGTGGACCGGAACGACTATTACTTCCGGATTACGCCGGGCTTCGAGACCAGCGCGGACAAGTATCTCTGGCTGAACAAGGCGGTCTGCGTCGGGACCGGGGACCGGACGCCGGGCGGGCCGGTTTATAATGTGTATCGGGTGTTGTGA
- the thiC gene encoding phosphomethylpyrimidine synthase ThiC, translating into MNAIHPKVTTGALPASRKIHVPGTLHPEIRVPMREIALHPSAGERPVIVYDASGPYSDPAAEIDISKGLPRLREDWVAARGDTECYAGRRVQAMDNGFAEGARLTPEFPVRHEPRRATGDRAVTQIAYARAGIVTPEMEFVAIRENLGRAAAKEALERDRESFGAEIPDFVTPEFVRDEVARGRAIIPANINHPESEPMAIGRNFLVKINANIGNSAVTSSMEEEVEKMVWATRWGADTVMDLSTGRNIHNIRDWIIRNSAVPIGTVPLYQALEKAGGIAEELTWELYRDTLIEQAEQGVDYFTIHAGLRLHHVPLTVDRVTGIVSRGGSIMAKWCLHHHRESFLYEHFEEICDICRAYDVSFSLGDGLRPGSIADANDAAQFAELETLGELTKIAWAKDCQVMIEGPGHVPMHKIRENMTKQLAVCGEAPFYTLGPLTTDIAPGYDHITSGIGAAMIGWFGTAMLCYVTPKEHLGLPDRDDVKTGVITYKIAAHAADLAKGHPAARRRDDALSRARFEFRWEDQFNLSLDPETARGFHDQTLPKEAHKLAHFCSMCGPKFCSMRISHEIRGEAQKEGMAAMAEKYRAGGDLYMRTRE; encoded by the coding sequence ATGAATGCCATCCACCCGAAAGTGACCACCGGTGCGCTGCCCGCGTCCCGCAAGATCCACGTGCCCGGCACGCTCCACCCGGAGATCCGCGTGCCGATGCGCGAGATCGCTCTGCACCCGAGCGCCGGCGAGCGGCCGGTGATCGTCTATGACGCCTCGGGTCCCTACAGCGATCCCGCGGCAGAGATCGATATCTCGAAAGGCCTCCCCCGGCTCCGCGAAGACTGGGTCGCGGCGCGCGGCGATACTGAGTGCTACGCGGGGCGGCGCGTGCAGGCGATGGATAACGGTTTCGCCGAGGGTGCGCGGCTGACGCCGGAATTCCCGGTGCGCCATGAACCGCGCCGGGCGACAGGCGACCGGGCGGTGACCCAGATCGCCTATGCCCGCGCGGGGATCGTCACGCCGGAAATGGAGTTCGTCGCCATCCGGGAGAATCTTGGCCGTGCCGCAGCCAAGGAAGCCTTGGAGCGCGACAGAGAAAGCTTCGGCGCCGAAATCCCGGATTTCGTCACGCCCGAGTTCGTGCGCGACGAGGTGGCGCGCGGGCGGGCGATCATCCCCGCCAACATCAACCACCCGGAGAGCGAACCGATGGCGATCGGCCGCAATTTTCTGGTGAAGATCAACGCCAATATCGGCAATTCCGCCGTCACCTCCTCCATGGAGGAGGAGGTCGAGAAGATGGTCTGGGCGACGCGCTGGGGCGCCGACACGGTGATGGACCTCTCGACCGGGCGGAACATCCACAATATCCGCGACTGGATCATCCGGAACTCCGCCGTCCCGATCGGCACCGTCCCGCTCTACCAGGCTCTGGAGAAGGCCGGCGGCATCGCCGAGGAGCTGACCTGGGAGCTCTACCGAGACACGCTGATCGAGCAGGCGGAGCAGGGCGTCGACTATTTCACCATCCATGCGGGCCTGCGCCTGCATCACGTGCCGCTCACCGTCGATCGGGTCACCGGCATCGTCAGCCGCGGTGGCTCGATCATGGCGAAATGGTGTCTGCATCATCACCGCGAGAGCTTCCTCTACGAGCATTTCGAGGAGATCTGCGACATCTGCCGCGCCTATGACGTCTCCTTTTCCCTCGGCGACGGGCTGCGCCCCGGCTCGATCGCGGACGCCAACGACGCCGCCCAGTTCGCCGAGCTGGAGACCCTCGGAGAGCTGACCAAGATCGCCTGGGCGAAGGATTGCCAGGTGATGATCGAGGGCCCGGGCCATGTCCCGATGCACAAGATCCGGGAGAACATGACCAAGCAGCTCGCGGTCTGCGGCGAGGCGCCGTTCTACACCCTCGGCCCGCTCACGACCGACATCGCGCCCGGCTACGACCACATCACCTCCGGCATCGGCGCGGCGATGATCGGCTGGTTCGGCACGGCAATGCTCTGCTACGTGACGCCGAAGGAGCATCTCGGCCTGCCCGACCGGGACGACGTGAAGACCGGCGTCATCACCTACAAGATCGCCGCACATGCGGCTGACCTCGCCAAGGGCCATCCGGCGGCGAGGAGGCGGGACGATGCGCTCAGCCGTGCCCGTTTCGAATTCCGCTGGGAGGACCAGTTCAACCTCTCGCTCGACCCGGAGACGGCGCGCGGCTTCCATGACCAGACCCTGCCCAAGGAGGCGCACAAGCTTGCGCATTTCTGCTCCATGTGCGGGCCGAAATTCTGCTCCATGCGGATCAGCCACGAGATCCGGGGCGAGGCGCAGAAGGAAGGCATGGCGGCGATGGCGGAGAAATACCGCGCCGGCGGCGATCTCTATATGCGTACGCGCGAATAG
- a CDS encoding methyltransferase: protein MTLLTKAEEISDIAFGFMGSKALFAALHHGIFTALKDGPLSVEEIGEATGLHPDRVQTLLTALAALDVVSSEDGRFANSPAAEAFLVKGAKYDFGDYLRLQVDRQMYGLLDQIEDAIANNLPDDATSSYAQWFSDPEQAKLYSRSQHAGSLGPARGLAKQIDLSQAKKLLDVGGGTGAFAITLCKAFPDLTATIVDFPNVADLGEQYIEKAGLTDRIKYIRGNALRTDWPEGQDAILMSYLFSGVPGDEHENLLKGAWNKLVPGGRLLIHDFIVTADRTGPKLAALWQLQHTAFTPEARSLDDAWLQEELEATGFTHVKVEPMIPGMTMLAEAVKPR, encoded by the coding sequence ATGACGCTGCTCACCAAAGCGGAAGAGATATCCGACATCGCCTTCGGATTTATGGGGTCGAAGGCGCTTTTCGCTGCGCTGCATCATGGCATTTTCACCGCCCTGAAGGACGGCCCGCTCTCCGTCGAGGAGATCGGCGAGGCGACCGGACTCCACCCGGACCGGGTCCAGACCCTGCTGACAGCGCTCGCCGCGCTCGATGTCGTCTCCTCAGAGGACGGCCGTTTCGCCAATTCGCCGGCGGCAGAGGCGTTCCTGGTGAAGGGGGCGAAGTACGATTTCGGCGACTATCTCCGCCTTCAGGTCGACCGGCAGATGTACGGGCTGCTCGACCAGATCGAGGACGCGATCGCCAACAACCTGCCCGACGACGCGACCAGCTCCTACGCCCAGTGGTTTTCCGATCCGGAGCAGGCGAAGCTCTATTCGAGGAGCCAGCATGCGGGCTCCCTCGGTCCGGCGCGCGGGCTCGCAAAGCAGATCGATCTCTCGCAGGCTAAGAAGCTGCTCGATGTCGGCGGCGGCACCGGTGCCTTCGCCATCACGCTCTGCAAGGCCTTTCCGGACCTGACGGCCACCATCGTCGACTTTCCCAACGTCGCCGATCTCGGCGAGCAGTATATCGAGAAGGCCGGGCTCACCGACCGCATCAAGTACATCCGCGGTAATGCGCTCCGCACCGACTGGCCGGAGGGGCAGGACGCGATCCTGATGTCCTATCTCTTCTCCGGCGTGCCCGGCGACGAGCATGAGAACCTGCTGAAGGGCGCCTGGAACAAGCTGGTCCCCGGCGGTCGCCTGCTGATCCACGATTTCATCGTCACCGCCGACCGCACCGGCCCGAAGCTCGCGGCGCTCTGGCAGCTCCAGCACACCGCCTTCACGCCGGAGGCACGGTCGCTCGACGACGCGTGGCTGCAGGAGGAACTGGAGGCGACCGGTTTCACGCATGTGAAGGTCGAGCCGATGATCCCGGGCATGACCATGCTCGCGGAGGCGGTGAAGCCGCGGTAA
- a CDS encoding methyl-accepting chemotaxis protein has product MLSGLSVRSKVTAVTILLVIVAMLATAFSSIFLISSYVQEQAARAQGQNLNTAALLLEKTYGQLKVARKADGLSLSWEGSIPAFETHDAIDTVGLATGETATIFAWDEESGDFWRRTTNIKKDDGSRAIGTPLGKTGRVFPIVTKGETYRGVATILGKDYFTLYQPIFSTTETSKVIGILYVGVGKQAIAAIEQELTISLLTLMVVVALVTAGLAFVVIGAIMKPFPVLREIIQRFSANEMDRDVPYLERRDDVGDLAKAVETFKAATLERRRIAQESADALEKASDDRRQMRIRTADEFEGTVARTVEQVADALRAFSGSADGMAASADDAKAKSSVVVSDSDSAARNIQTVASATEELTASISEIGRQVSQASDVASGAVRQAADTNGKVQGLAEAAQKIGEVVGLITEIAEQTNLLALNATIEAARAGEAGKGFAVVASEVKNLANQTAKATEEISAQIQGIQSSTSESADAIAAITQTIEQVDQIASAIAAAVEQQSAATQEIARNVEEASAGTARVSSTISEVSQSVHQTGDAASKIRDETRRLTGDADRLKEEIRQFLTSIRD; this is encoded by the coding sequence ATGCTGTCCGGCTTGAGTGTGCGTAGCAAGGTGACCGCGGTCACCATTCTTCTTGTCATCGTCGCGATGCTGGCGACGGCGTTTTCCTCGATCTTCCTCATCAGCTCCTATGTCCAGGAACAGGCTGCCCGCGCGCAGGGTCAGAACCTGAACACGGCCGCGCTGCTGCTGGAAAAGACCTATGGGCAGCTGAAGGTCGCGCGGAAAGCGGACGGGCTCTCGCTTTCCTGGGAAGGCTCCATTCCGGCCTTCGAGACCCATGACGCGATCGACACTGTCGGCCTCGCGACCGGCGAGACGGCGACGATCTTCGCCTGGGACGAGGAAAGCGGGGACTTCTGGCGCCGGACCACGAACATCAAGAAGGATGACGGCAGCCGCGCGATCGGCACCCCGCTTGGCAAGACGGGGCGCGTCTTCCCCATCGTCACCAAGGGCGAGACCTATCGCGGCGTCGCCACCATTCTCGGCAAGGATTATTTCACCCTTTACCAGCCGATCTTCTCCACGACCGAGACATCGAAGGTGATCGGCATCCTCTATGTCGGCGTCGGCAAGCAGGCGATCGCAGCGATCGAGCAGGAGCTGACCATCAGCCTGCTGACCCTGATGGTCGTCGTCGCGCTGGTGACCGCCGGCCTCGCCTTCGTCGTCATCGGCGCCATCATGAAGCCGTTCCCAGTGCTCCGCGAGATCATCCAGCGCTTCTCGGCCAACGAGATGGACCGGGACGTGCCTTATCTCGAGCGCCGCGACGATGTGGGCGATCTCGCCAAGGCCGTCGAGACCTTCAAGGCCGCGACCCTCGAACGCCGCCGCATCGCGCAGGAGAGCGCGGATGCGCTTGAAAAGGCGAGCGATGACCGCAGGCAGATGCGCATCCGCACCGCCGACGAGTTCGAAGGCACGGTCGCACGCACGGTCGAGCAGGTTGCGGACGCGCTCCGCGCCTTCAGCGGCTCGGCGGACGGCATGGCGGCTTCCGCCGACGACGCGAAAGCCAAGTCGTCCGTGGTGGTGTCGGACAGCGACAGCGCCGCCCGCAATATCCAGACGGTGGCGTCCGCGACCGAGGAGCTGACCGCCTCGATCTCGGAGATCGGCCGTCAGGTCTCGCAGGCCTCCGATGTCGCCTCCGGCGCTGTCCGGCAGGCGGCCGACACCAACGGCAAGGTCCAGGGCCTCGCCGAGGCGGCGCAGAAGATCGGCGAGGTCGTCGGCCTGATCACCGAAATCGCGGAGCAGACCAACCTTCTGGCGCTGAACGCGACCATCGAGGCCGCCCGGGCGGGCGAGGCCGGCAAGGGCTTCGCCGTCGTCGCCTCCGAGGTGAAGAACCTCGCCAACCAGACCGCGAAGGCGACGGAGGAGATCTCCGCGCAGATCCAGGGCATCCAGTCCTCGACCAGCGAGTCCGCCGACGCGATCGCGGCGATCACCCAGACCATCGAGCAGGTCGACCAGATCGCCAGCGCGATCGCCGCGGCGGTGGAGCAACAGAGCGCCGCGACGCAGGAGATCGCCCGCAATGTCGAGGAAGCCTCCGCCGGCACCGCCCGGGTCTCCTCGACCATCTCCGAGGTCTCGCAGTCGGTCCACCAGACCGGCGACGCCGCCTCGAAGATCCGCGACGAGACCCGGCGTCTGACAGGCGATGCGGATCGCCTGAAGGAAGAGATCCGCCAGTTCCTCACGAGCATCCGCGACTAG
- a CDS encoding FRG domain-containing protein, which translates to MESISSVSQFLEKLFRSHENAENLVVYRGHEDYRYQLTPTALRNNIDYKNENNFIREIISAHPNEFTEDIGALELLSRMQHYSIPTRLLDVTFNPLIALYFACKNLGEKNNSENDSTHDGSVVKIEVNNEIIKYFDSDTVSILANFAKLDILSKKQIDQKLLSASQIKKYDFNNLKPTKRLIHYIRQEKHGFEGDINPYDLEKIILIKPKQNNKRIIAQQGAFFIFGLLNEIDYRSNLIDDYMKAEKIIINKEYKNEIIEDLKKLSINEMSLFPDIERAARYLKEKSSLAAFQKKQAPRHRRSRRNTSEHS; encoded by the coding sequence ATGGAATCAATCAGCAGCGTTTCTCAATTTCTCGAAAAATTGTTTCGCTCTCATGAAAACGCGGAGAATCTAGTTGTATATCGAGGGCATGAGGACTATCGATACCAACTTACACCTACCGCACTTAGAAACAATATTGATTATAAAAACGAAAATAATTTTATAAGAGAAATAATATCCGCACACCCAAATGAATTTACAGAAGATATTGGCGCGCTAGAATTATTGTCTAGAATGCAACATTACTCAATTCCAACGCGATTACTTGATGTAACATTTAACCCATTAATAGCACTATATTTTGCATGCAAGAATCTTGGAGAAAAAAACAACTCTGAAAACGACTCTACGCATGATGGATCCGTCGTCAAAATTGAAGTAAATAATGAAATAATAAAATACTTTGATAGCGACACAGTTAGCATTCTTGCTAATTTTGCAAAACTTGATATATTGTCAAAAAAACAAATTGATCAAAAATTACTCAGCGCAAGTCAAATAAAGAAATATGATTTTAACAACCTCAAACCAACCAAGAGGCTAATTCATTATATTAGACAAGAAAAACATGGATTTGAAGGCGATATAAATCCATACGATCTAGAAAAAATAATTTTAATCAAACCAAAACAAAACAATAAAAGAATAATAGCGCAGCAAGGCGCCTTTTTTATTTTTGGACTTTTAAATGAAATAGACTACAGATCGAATTTAATTGACGATTACATGAAAGCAGAAAAAATTATAATTAATAAAGAATACAAAAACGAAATAATTGAAGATTTAAAAAAACTTTCTATCAATGAAATGTCTCTTTTTCCTGATATTGAGCGCGCAGCAAGATACCTCAAGGAAAAATCAAGCCTTGCGGCATTCCAGAAAAAACAAGCGCCGAGACATAGGCGAAGCCGACGAAACACATCAGAACATTCATAA
- a CDS encoding cupredoxin domain-containing protein gives MHATAFRRRIAATLALAAAGAWATVGGLYAATPTVIEQAGIEFLPKAVTIKAGEQVVFLNSDVFGHNVYSDTEDGTFDIGLQNSRSEVAVTFDNPGRFTLRCRIHPKMRAVVTVTD, from the coding sequence ATGCATGCAACCGCATTCCGGCGCCGTATCGCCGCCACCCTCGCGCTCGCCGCCGCGGGGGCCTGGGCGACGGTCGGCGGCCTCTATGCCGCGACCCCGACGGTGATCGAGCAGGCGGGCATCGAGTTCCTGCCGAAGGCGGTCACGATCAAGGCCGGCGAGCAGGTGGTGTTCCTGAATTCCGACGTCTTCGGCCACAATGTCTATTCCGATACCGAGGACGGGACCTTCGATATCGGCCTGCAGAACTCCCGCAGCGAGGTCGCCGTGACCTTCGACAACCCGGGCCGCTTCACCCTGCGCTGCCGCATCCATCCGAAGATGCGGGCGGTCGTGACCGTCACCGACTGA
- a CDS encoding rhodanese-like domain-containing protein: MRVMFLAALFALLAAAPQQLLAAELEVKINAQTPSVTVPTKDGPVEVMRNQDPEATIDPAYAKTSRKCPPFCIQPMQVAPGVTTVGEVELLEFAKTGGKLIDGRTVEWHVDGTIPGAINMPYTQMADRLDEIGCVKNADGKWNCENAETVLLFCNGPWCGQSPMAIKAMLREGYPAEKILYYRGGMQAWHTLGLTVVEGDM, from the coding sequence ATGAGAGTCATGTTTCTAGCCGCGCTGTTCGCCTTGCTGGCCGCGGCGCCCCAGCAGCTGCTCGCCGCCGAGCTGGAAGTGAAGATCAACGCCCAGACGCCGAGCGTCACGGTGCCGACGAAGGACGGCCCTGTGGAGGTCATGCGCAACCAGGACCCGGAGGCGACGATCGATCCTGCCTATGCGAAGACCTCGCGCAAATGTCCGCCGTTCTGCATCCAGCCCATGCAGGTCGCCCCGGGCGTGACGACGGTGGGCGAGGTCGAGCTGCTCGAATTCGCCAAGACCGGCGGCAAGCTGATCGACGGCCGCACCGTCGAATGGCATGTCGACGGTACGATCCCCGGCGCGATCAACATGCCCTACACCCAGATGGCCGACCGCCTGGACGAGATCGGCTGTGTGAAGAACGCGGACGGGAAATGGAACTGCGAGAACGCGGAGACGGTCCTGCTGTTCTGCAACGGCCCCTGGTGCGGCCAGTCCCCGATGGCGATCAAGGCGATGCTCCGGGAAGGCTATCCGGCAGAGAAGATCCTCTATTACCGCGGCGGCATGCAGGCCTGGCACACGCTGGGGCTGACGGTGGTCGAAGGGGATATGTAG